GCCGCCGCAGAACTCCGGCAGGCACACCAGTTCAGCGCCCTCCGCCACCGCGTCGCCCGTCAGGCGGCAGGCGACCTCGATGGCCTCGTCAAAGGTCGCGGAAGCAGGTGTCTGTACACAGCCGATACGTACTTCGTTATTGGATTTCATGTCGCGCTCTCCTATTAGCTCCTGTGATCTCCTAATGATCTACTGATGACGTTCGCCCGGCGCTGTAAAGTGTGATCGGCGGACGCCGCTCATTCCGCCCAGTCCATTCCACCCGGGCCGCTCATGACGATCTGCCGACGCTGCAAAGAACGATCGCCCGGCGCTGCCAAGGCCCCTAATGCGGAATCCCGAGCAGGTGCATCCTCCGGTGAATCGCCTCCCGGGCCTCGACAAAGGGTCGCTCCAGGTAGGCGAGATGATCTTCCTCGCCGTGATGGTGCGTGGCCGTGCCGGGCTCGTGCCGCGCCGCGGTCCGGCGGATGTACTGCAGGTCGCCGTCGATGAGGGTGAGCATGTACTGGGCGGCGTCCTTGTCGAACATCCACCACTCGCCCCCGCAGGCGACGTAGACCGGCGAGGTGTGGGCGAAGATCCCCCGTCCCCAGCCGTCGTGATGGGGCACGCTCGTGTAGTCCGGCCCCGCGCATCTCGCGGCCAGCCAGGTGTGTCCGTCCACCTTCACCCGCGCCTTCAACTCCAGCCTGCGCGTTCCTTTGCGGTCCTCCGTGGAGGCCACGACCCGTCCGCCCTGGACGATTTCCAGCGTATGGATCGGGAAGATGCTCTCCGACCAAGCCTGGACCTCCACCGTTCCGGGACCCGACACCTGCACGGTATCGCCGACCTGGTGGCCGTCCACGGAGAGGTGGATGATGGGGCCGCCGCTGTGGAAGGTGCGCCCCTGCGAGACGGCGTTGCACCAGTTGTCGTAGGTGAAGTTCTGGTCGGGCATGTAGGCGTAGGTGCGGTACAGCCCCACCGGCACATCGCTGCTCATCTTGTCCGTCCCGCCCACGAGCGGCAACTTGTAGCCGCAGTTGAGATAGCGGTAGTACTCGATGTGGTTGAAGGGCTGGTGGCGCAGCATCTCGACGCCGTCCACGCGGCCCGTGGCGATCAGCGCCGCGGGCTCGCCGTTCGGATTCGGAAGATGGGGGATGATGACCGAGCCGCCCTGGGCGTGGCACTGGTCCGCCCAGTCGCTCATGGTTATTTCGAGGGTTCCGCCCAGTTCGGCCTCGCCGGGACCGTCGCTGCACCAGGGCATTACAGGCTCTTTCAGGCCCCACAGGATGAGGTGGCCCAGGAAGTGCTGGCGGTTCTCCTGACCGACGTAGACGATGTTGTTTCCGTCCTGGGAAACACTCGGCCGGCCCGTGAAATCCTCCGTGTTCGTGAAGAGATTGCCCCACTGCGAGGGGAGCAGGTTCACGATGTTCAGGTCCTCTCCCTGGGATTCCGTGTGACTGCCCTGTGTCGAAAGGAAGTGGACGTGCGAATCCCCGCTGTACCACCCTTGCGCGTTCATGTTCACCCAGCGCTTGAGCCGCAGGGTCAGTTCCTGCTGCCCGGGTTCGATCTTCACCCGGGTCCGCAGCGGCTCGTACTCGAACCCCCGCGCCACGTCCACGATGACCTCGCCGCGGGGCAGCCACCCCTGGCACTTGCCGTCGATGTACGCGTAGGTGATCTGTCCCAGCCGGAGGTCTCCGCCGATGTCGATGTGCCAAGTGTCCAGGTTGGAATTGACCTGGTTGTGGTGGCCATAGGGCTGGTAGGGGATGCCTTCCGGCGAGCGGAAATGCACGCGGCACGGAACCGGCCTTCCCGTGTCGTCATCGAGGACGGTAACGTTTACCCAGTTCCGCCCCCGGTCGAGGAGTTCCACGCGCATGCGCGGCGTCTCCACCACCTTCTTCTGCTCGACGTCGCCCCATTTGACCGCGCCGACGGTTTCCTCGCCCTGCTTCACCGTCACCGTCGCGGACGGGATGGCCGCCACTTCGACGTAGGCCGGGCTCGACTTCGGGTTCTGCGTCTCGCCCCACCCGGCGAAATCATCGCCGACGAAATCATCGGCCGAAGCCTCGGGCAACGGGTGAACGTAGGACGCGACCCCCCGGTCCACGTCCACGCGCAGGTCGAAGGGCTTTTCGGCGTCTTCGGGATCGGTCAGCGTAAGGCGCGCCTCGCGTTTTCCCTGGCGGACGAAGGGATGCTCGTTGGCCTGCGAGACCGTCAGTCCGGCGATGATGAACCGGGGACCTTTTGGAACGACCTCCAGCGACTCGATCTCGTGATCGGGATGGGGGTTCCGCCAGGCCCAGAGAAAATATCCCCTGGAATAGTCTCCCGTGACTTCCGTCTGACGCCGGCCCATGTCGCCCCAATGCCCCTCGTGGCGCCGCATCTTGACCTGACCCTGATCCGGGAGCGCAACGAAAGGCTTTCCGCCCAGGGAAATATGGGCGATTTCAAAGCGTTCGCGGATGGGAACGCGGATTGCCTCTTCGCCCGCCAGCCGGAACACGTAGTCCGCGACGGGGATCCCCAGCGGGCCGCCTTCCATCAGGTCGGACTTCAGGAGGCGATGGGCGAGGATCAGGCCGGTGGCCCGGCTGTTGACCGGAATGGTGACGCTGCCGGAGGCCTTATCGAACGCGATGAAACAGTTCGCGGGATCGTCGTTTACCCGGAAGGGAAGGCCGCGGCACAACTGATCGCCGATGGGCGTGTTGGGCTTCTCCTCCAAGACGTCGAGTCCTGCGTTACACAGGGCGGAAAGGTCGAGGGGCAGGTAGTCTGGCATGTGGGGAGCCTCTTTCCGTATCGAACGTAGGGATGCTTGCGGCGTTTTAAAGCGTGTTTTTGTACAAATTTCAAATTGAACTTGAAAATTGTACAGTAATGCCGGTATTTTGATCTCGTGCGGGTGTATTAAACAAGAACCGGGACTGTTGCCATGATTTCAAGACAAATCGCCGGCGAGCTTCCAGCAACAGCGGCAGAATTCCCCGTGGTGACCATCATCGGGCCGCGTCAGGCGGGCAAGACCACGCTGGCGCGGATGCATTTCCCCGACCATGCCTATGCGAACCTGGAAGCGCCCGACGCACGCCAGCTTGCCATGAGCGATCCGCACGCCTTCTTCTCCCAGTTTCCGCCGCCCGTCATAATTGACGAGATCCAGCGCGTTCCCGAACTATTGTCCGTCATCCAGGTCCTCGCCGACAGCAGCCGGAAACGCGGGCAGTTCATTCTCACGGGCAGCCACCAGTTGCGTCTGCAGGAAGCGGTTTCCCAATCCCTGGCCGGCCGAACCGCCCTCCTCCGCCTGTTGCCCCTGTCCATATCGGAACTCGAAACCGCCGGCATCCACTGCACGCGGGACGAGTACATCCACCAGGGGTTCATGCCACGGCTGTACGACGAAAACGTCGATCCGACCCGACTATACCGCAGCTACTGTCAAACTTACATCGAGCGCGACATCAGGCAAATGATTAACATCCGAAGGCTGACGGATTTTGAACATTTCATGCGTCTGCTTGCCGGTCGCGTCGGCCAGGTACTGAACCTCCACGCGCTGGCCGGCGACCTGGGCGTGTCGAGCACCACGCTGAAGGAATGGCTGTCGGTACTGGAAGCATCGCACGCCGTCTTCAGGCTGAATCCCTATTTCGAGAACTTCGGCAAGCGCATCATCAAATCGCCGAAGGTCTATTTCACCGATGTCGGACTGGCTTCCTACCTGCTCGGCATCGAATCGCCCGCGCATGCGTCCCGGGACCCGCTGCTCGGCAATCTCTTCGAGAACATGGTCGTCATCGAAGCTTTGAAATCCAGACTCAACGCGGGCAGAGAACCCGAACTCTACTTCTACCGCGACAACCGGGGCGATGAAGTCGATCTGTTATTCAGGCGGAACCGGCAGCTGATCCCCATAGAGATCAAATCGGCCATGACCTTCAATACGGAATTCGTTAAGGGAATCACGCGATTCCGAAAAATCGCGCCCACTGCTCAGAAGGGGTACGTCATCTATGCGGGAGAGCTCACCCCGGACCTGCCTCATGCCCGTGTACTTCGTTTTACCGAGGTGAATTCCATTATTCAGGATTCCGAGCCATGACGTTACCTGGGATCACACACGTTCCCATTGATCCTTGATGTGATCTTAAGGCGGTCGTATAATGCACTTTTGTAAAGTCATATGAAAAAGGTCCGCAACTTGCGATGCTCGGATAACCGCGACTTTCGATGGAATATCCGTTCAACGCAACTCCACGAAAATCAGAAAGGACCCCCATGGCCCACCACAAGGCCCTGCTGAATAGCGGATTCCTCCTGCCCACCTGCGAGAAGCACTTCCATGACCACGACGAGACCTGGCTGATCCTGAAAGGAAGCGGGACGGGTTTCTGGATCGATCACGACGGCAACCGGGAGGATTTCATCCTGGAAGCGGGGGACGTCTGGATGATCCCCGCGGGTTTCGAACACGGCAGCGACGGGACGAACAGCGAAGACTTCACGATCAATGTCGTCGACGGGACGAAACCGCCGGGGTGTCACGAGCACGCCCATTACTACATCGAGCAGGAAGGGTACATCCCCTCGCTGCAACTGGTCAAGACGCCGACGGACCGATACGCGTCCGCGACGGAGTAAGGCGCGGCATGGACCTCAGTTTTTTCACGAGCGCGGGAGGGGATGCCTGGTCTCTCGATGAATGCGCCCGGTGGGCGAAGGAGAACGGATTCGACGCGGTGCGGCTTTCGGCCGGCGGCGCCGTCGACCCGGAGCGCGTACTTGCGGACGGACCCGGCGAAGTCAACGACACCCTGAAGTCTCACGGCGTCTATCTCGCCGCGCTATCGGCCCACAACAACCTCCTGGACGACGACGCGGAACAGGCGGACGCGGCGGAAGACCGGTTGCGCAAGGCCATCCTGGCGGCCTCGGCCCTGGGCGCGCCGGTGGTCGTCACCCATGCGGGCAGCCCGGTGGGCTGGCATTTCTATGGACAGTTTTCCTCACCTCCGGGGAATCCCGGCGACCGGTCCATGGAACTGGTGGAACGGTTCCGGGCGCGTTATGAACCCATCGTAGAGCTGGCCGAAGACCACGGCGTCACCATTGCCCTGGACGGCGCGGTGCGCATGGGCAACATCGCCTGTAACCCGGAGATGTGGGAGCGGGTGCTCGACGCGGTGCCGTCCGATCACCTGGGCCTTTCCTGCGATCCCTCCCACTGGCTGTGGATGATGATCCTGCCCGCCGAGGACGCCATCCGCATGTTCGCGGGCAAATGGGTCTACGCGGACGTGAAGGACGCCGAGGTGAGTCCTGCCATGCTGTTCCGCCAGGGCATCATCGGAAACTGGTGGTGGCAGTACCGCGTGCCGGGCCGGGGCCAGCTCAATTGGGGCACGGTCATCGGCGCACTGGTCGAGTCGGGCTATGACTACGTCCTCTGCGTCGAGAACGAGGACCGCGGCATGCCGGGACTGCCCGGATTCGCCCTGGGTTGCCGCCATCTTCGCCGGTTCCTCCCGCCCGCCGGCGCGGAATGCCAGCGGCCGGACGGGCCCTGGAACGTACCCTGAGCAGATTTTGCTTGCCTGCGCCGCACACAACCGCACGCGATGCGAACGCTCCCAGCGCGTACCCGGCGGCGCATCGCTTGATGTTTATCCTTCGGAGCCCACCATGTACAGTCATGATCCCCTGCCCCCCGTCGATCGCCGCGGGACCGAGATACGCCACCTGAACCTGTCCTGCGAATTCGTCGCGCCGGCCACGAAGGAAGCCTGGGAGAAGCGGGCCCGGTCGCTCCGGGAGCACATCCTGGTCAGCATGGGGCTCTGGCCGAACCCCACCCGGAGTCTGCTGAACGCGGAGATCACGCACCGGGTCGAACGCGAAGGATACAGCATCGAAAACGTGCGGTTCCAGAGCCTGCCCGGTTTCTACGTGACGGGAAACCTGTACCGTCCCGCCGGCGACGAGGGCTCCGGCGACGAAGACCCCCGCCCGGCCATCCTGAACCCCCACGGGCACTGGACGGAAGGCAGGCTGAACCACGAGCCTGACGGCTCGATCCCCGCGCGGTGCATCAACTTCGCCCTTCAGGGTTACGTGGCCTTCGCCTGGTCCATGGCCGGCTACAACGACAGCACGCAGTTGGCGCACCGGACGTTCGGCGACGACCGGAAGCTGCTCTGGGGACTCAGCCTCATGGGGCTGCAGCTCTGGAACGGCATGCGTTCCATCGATTTTCTCCAGTCGCTTCCGGACGTGGACAACAGCCGCATCGCCTGTACCGGGGCTTCCGGCGGCGGCACGCAGACCTTCCTGCTCACCGCCGTGGACGACCGGGTGAAGGCCGCCGCACCCGTCAACATGGTCTCGGCGCATATGCAGGGGGGCTGCATCTGCGAGAACGGCCCCAATCTGCGTATCGACACGAACAACATGGAAATCGCCGCCCTGGCCGCGCCGCGGCCGCTCCTGCTGGTATCGGCAACGGGTGACTGGACGGTCAACACGCCCGTGCTGGAGTACCCGGCCATCCGCGCGGTCTACGCGCTTTACGACGCCGAGGACTGCCTGACGGAAGTACAGATCGACGCGGGCCATAACTACAATGCCGCAAGCCGCGAGGCCGTATACGCCTGGTTCGGCAAGTGGATGCTGGAGGAAGAAAGCGACGATCGGTTTTCTGATCGGACCGTAGAGGTGGAACCGCCGGAAAGGATGCTGGCCGTTACGCCCGAGACGAAACCGGACGTCTGGATCGACGAAGACGGCCTGACGAGCGGCTGGATCGAGCGGGCTCGGAAACAACTCGACAAGATGAAACCCGCCGACGCTAAGTCCCTGCGCAGATTCCGGCAGGTCATGTCGGCCGGATTCCGATCGATCATCGGATCGCCCGACAGGTCCGATGACGATTTGGTCGTGACGCCTCGGGGCCGGCACCGCGCCGGGGTTTGTGCCATCCACTCCGGGTACATGGGCCGGAGGGACCACGGCGACCGGGTACCCTATACCGAGTTTCGACCGCCGGGCCTCCCCCGGGGCGCCGTCCTCGTCGTGCATCCCGGGGGTGCGTCGGCACTGACGCAGGATAATGGACGGGATCCCAGACCGCTGATTCTGCACCTCCTGGGAAAGGGCCGGCTGGTCCTGGTCGTGGACGTGTTTCTGACGGGTCTGGCGGATGGTGAACCGGAGACCGGCGAGCCGGACACCGGGGAGCACGCCTACTTCTCGACGTACAACCGCACCGCAACCGCCAACCGCGTGCAGGACCTCCTTACGGCCGTCGCCTGGCTCAGGCGCTCGAGCGAATCTACGTCGGTATCCCTGGTCGGCATAGGCGCTGCCGGACCGTGGTGCCTGCTGGCCTGCGGGCTTTGTCCGCAGATTACCCGGGCCGTGATCGATGCCGGCCGATTCGATACGGACAGCGATGAGGAGTACGAGGAGAAACTGTTCATACCCGTGTTGCGCCGCCTCGGGGGCCTGGCCGCGGCGGCGGCGCTCGCGACCCCCGCCGAGTTGTACCTGCACAACACCGGAACCGCGTTTCAGACCGATGAAATAGAAGCGGCCTACCGCGCGGCGGACGCGCTGGACCGGCTCAGAGCGCAGCGTGCCCCCGCGGATATGCGTCAGGTCATCGCGTGGACGGTAGAAGGTTCCCGGGGATAGCGCTGGCCCCGCGAATCAGCCGCGAATCAGCCGCGAACCGGCATTGTACAATTGTACAGTTGCCCAATGAGTATCGCCCGATACCTCGTCGCAGATCACATCCGTACCCGGCCCGGCCGACCGCAACAGCGACTCATACCTGGACCGCGCTGCCAGGGCCGTTTTTTCTGCGTGCGATCCGGCCAGGCCCGTGTCGGCCAGGTGCGTTTTTTCTGCGTATGCGTTTCGCCTCAAGCATTCCACGTAACAATTCCCGTTCCCTCTGAAACCTTTCTCCGGAATGCCCTTGATGACCGCGCGACCCGTCCGGTTATCATAACTTCCTACCGCTTACCATAACTTCCGGATCCCGCCTTTCACGCGACACAGGCAAAATCAAGCGGCTTCCAATTTATGAATAGTTCAAACATGTAAAATCTCTTGACAGACGGGAATAATAACTAAACATATGTTTTGTACATATTTCATTTCTACTTTCCGTACAGGGACTGTAGCGTCCCCGTACGATTCATGCCGTCCGGGAGGACGGAGAAAGGTCTTGTCTCATGACAGACAACAATACACCCAAATGCTGTGGCCGGTTCATGCTTCGCGTAATCGACGAACGTTCCTACTGGGACTGCCCTGTGTGCGGAACCCGCCGGGACCGTGAGGGTACGATCACGACGCCGGGAGATCCGGATGTGCGTACTAATTCCCTCTCGGATCAGAGAGTCGCCGCGAGGGAGGACGCAAGGCCGGATGAACCGCATGCCGGAAGAAGCGGGAACGAGGCCCCGGCCGGCGGCCCCGCGGGTCCCACCCCGGTTACGGACCACCAGCCCCGGTGCTGGAAATGCGGCCGCGTGCTGGGCAGATACTTCTCCCGTCCCTGGAGCATCAGGTGCCGCAGGTGCAAGGCAACGAACCAGGGCGCATTGAAAGGAGCTTGAGTCATGCATTCGGGAAAATAGAACGAATGTTTTTTGAAAAACCCTCTTGACAGATATACAAAACATATGTATAGTACTGTCATCCTGCCCGTGCAACGCGCACGGGCCTGATTGAAAACTGAATCAGAATACCCTCGCGTCCCTTAGCGGACCCGCACCCCGCGGACCTTCAGCGTCCCCGTGCTACTTCTGATCCACCCACGGCACGGGGATTTTTTATGCCCTTACCCGACAAATCCGATTTCTCGCCCGCACGGCAAGAGACGCGCCCGGCCGGAATATGCGCCGGGGCGCTGGCCCGTTGCGGCGTTCTGTTCACTTCTCTGCCTGCCGCGAGGCAGGATCGGGAGCCACTCGAAATGCCCGAGAACGTCTCGGTCTGGATCGTCGTCATCGGCGTCCTGGTCGCGCTATGGATTTTCATCTTCAAGTTCATCGCACCCTTCGTGGACCGCATGACGATGCGCGAGGTCCGTCTGTCGAAGATCGAACGGGACATCGAGAACCTGACCGCCAAGATCGATCTGATCTACGAGGTCGTGCTCGACCGGCACAAGGAGCAGGAATGAAGTGGCAATACGCGGATGCGAGATTGGCCGGCAACGGTCCCGACGCAGGCGCAAGGGTTGCCGGGGAAGGTCCGAAGCCCGCACACGGCGGCCCGTCCGGCGCCGTCACGCAGTTGGAGGGGAAGGAGCGATCCATCCGGGTAGCGGCCCGGGGGGCAGGCGTCCTTCCATTTATCGCAATGAACGCGGACGCCGGCGATCCCGCACGGGACACCCCGCGCCCGATCTCCGCCGGCGGAGCGGGCGCGAGACCCCGGGTCGCGGGTTTCGCAGGGCGGAAGCGTTCGTATCGTTCACCGCAGTACACAAAAGGTCTTCCTTCCCCGGAGGCGCAAGGCCCCTCCGCGCCGGGGAGGGAAGACGAGGAGGTTTGCACATGAAGTCATGGCCGCACTTCCCGAACCAGGTCCTCTCCTCGCCGGACACCGGCAGGCACGAGATGGACGAGCGCTTCATGCTCAGGCTCGTGCTGTTGCGCGAGGAACTCGGTTTCCCTCTCATCGTCACCTCGGCGTACAGGTCGCCGGAGCACAACGCCAGGGTGGGTGGCCGGCCCCGTTCGGCCCATGTGGCCGGCCGGGCCGTCGACATCGCGATCTCGGGCGACAGGGCGCACCGGCTCGTGCGCATGGCGCTGATGCTCGGTTTCACCGGCATCGGCATCAGGCAACGGGGGGACTACAGGAGCCGCTACGTGCACGTCGACGATCTCGACAAGGCGCCGGGCATACCCAGGCCGGCGATATGGAGCTACTGACAACCCGGACCGGGCGAGGGCCCGGCCGGTACCCACTCATCTGCCAACAGGTGCATACCATGAAAGGATACATCATGCTTCGCGTCTTACTATGTTTCATGCTGCTCGCGTCGTGGCCGGAACCGGCCGCGCGAGGGGCGTTGCCGGGGACTCCGCCTTACCCGGCGGCGCCGCAG
The sequence above is a segment of the Gemmatimonadota bacterium genome. Coding sequences within it:
- a CDS encoding CehA/McbA family metallohydrolase produces the protein MPDYLPLDLSALCNAGLDVLEEKPNTPIGDQLCRGLPFRVNDDPANCFIAFDKASGSVTIPVNSRATGLILAHRLLKSDLMEGGPLGIPVADYVFRLAGEEAIRVPIRERFEIAHISLGGKPFVALPDQGQVKMRRHEGHWGDMGRRQTEVTGDYSRGYFLWAWRNPHPDHEIESLEVVPKGPRFIIAGLTVSQANEHPFVRQGKREARLTLTDPEDAEKPFDLRVDVDRGVASYVHPLPEASADDFVGDDFAGWGETQNPKSSPAYVEVAAIPSATVTVKQGEETVGAVKWGDVEQKKVVETPRMRVELLDRGRNWVNVTVLDDDTGRPVPCRVHFRSPEGIPYQPYGHHNQVNSNLDTWHIDIGGDLRLGQITYAYIDGKCQGWLPRGEVIVDVARGFEYEPLRTRVKIEPGQQELTLRLKRWVNMNAQGWYSGDSHVHFLSTQGSHTESQGEDLNIVNLLPSQWGNLFTNTEDFTGRPSVSQDGNNIVYVGQENRQHFLGHLILWGLKEPVMPWCSDGPGEAELGGTLEITMSDWADQCHAQGGSVIIPHLPNPNGEPAALIATGRVDGVEMLRHQPFNHIEYYRYLNCGYKLPLVGGTDKMSSDVPVGLYRTYAYMPDQNFTYDNWCNAVSQGRTFHSGGPIIHLSVDGHQVGDTVQVSGPGTVEVQAWSESIFPIHTLEIVQGGRVVASTEDRKGTRRLELKARVKVDGHTWLAARCAGPDYTSVPHHDGWGRGIFAHTSPVYVACGGEWWMFDKDAAQYMLTLIDGDLQYIRRTAARHEPGTATHHHGEEDHLAYLERPFVEAREAIHRRMHLLGIPH
- a CDS encoding ATP-binding protein; this encodes MISRQIAGELPATAAEFPVVTIIGPRQAGKTTLARMHFPDHAYANLEAPDARQLAMSDPHAFFSQFPPPVIIDEIQRVPELLSVIQVLADSSRKRGQFILTGSHQLRLQEAVSQSLAGRTALLRLLPLSISELETAGIHCTRDEYIHQGFMPRLYDENVDPTRLYRSYCQTYIERDIRQMINIRRLTDFEHFMRLLAGRVGQVLNLHALAGDLGVSSTTLKEWLSVLEASHAVFRLNPYFENFGKRIIKSPKVYFTDVGLASYLLGIESPAHASRDPLLGNLFENMVVIEALKSRLNAGREPELYFYRDNRGDEVDLLFRRNRQLIPIEIKSAMTFNTEFVKGITRFRKIAPTAQKGYVIYAGELTPDLPHARVLRFTEVNSIIQDSEP
- a CDS encoding cupin domain-containing protein translates to MAHHKALLNSGFLLPTCEKHFHDHDETWLILKGSGTGFWIDHDGNREDFILEAGDVWMIPAGFEHGSDGTNSEDFTINVVDGTKPPGCHEHAHYYIEQEGYIPSLQLVKTPTDRYASATE
- a CDS encoding sugar phosphate isomerase/epimerase is translated as MDLSFFTSAGGDAWSLDECARWAKENGFDAVRLSAGGAVDPERVLADGPGEVNDTLKSHGVYLAALSAHNNLLDDDAEQADAAEDRLRKAILAASALGAPVVVTHAGSPVGWHFYGQFSSPPGNPGDRSMELVERFRARYEPIVELAEDHGVTIALDGAVRMGNIACNPEMWERVLDAVPSDHLGLSCDPSHWLWMMILPAEDAIRMFAGKWVYADVKDAEVSPAMLFRQGIIGNWWWQYRVPGRGQLNWGTVIGALVESGYDYVLCVENEDRGMPGLPGFALGCRHLRRFLPPAGAECQRPDGPWNVP
- a CDS encoding acetylxylan esterase; amino-acid sequence: MYSHDPLPPVDRRGTEIRHLNLSCEFVAPATKEAWEKRARSLREHILVSMGLWPNPTRSLLNAEITHRVEREGYSIENVRFQSLPGFYVTGNLYRPAGDEGSGDEDPRPAILNPHGHWTEGRLNHEPDGSIPARCINFALQGYVAFAWSMAGYNDSTQLAHRTFGDDRKLLWGLSLMGLQLWNGMRSIDFLQSLPDVDNSRIACTGASGGGTQTFLLTAVDDRVKAAAPVNMVSAHMQGGCICENGPNLRIDTNNMEIAALAAPRPLLLVSATGDWTVNTPVLEYPAIRAVYALYDAEDCLTEVQIDAGHNYNAASREAVYAWFGKWMLEEESDDRFSDRTVEVEPPERMLAVTPETKPDVWIDEDGLTSGWIERARKQLDKMKPADAKSLRRFRQVMSAGFRSIIGSPDRSDDDLVVTPRGRHRAGVCAIHSGYMGRRDHGDRVPYTEFRPPGLPRGAVLVVHPGGASALTQDNGRDPRPLILHLLGKGRLVLVVDVFLTGLADGEPETGEPDTGEHAYFSTYNRTATANRVQDLLTAVAWLRRSSESTSVSLVGIGAAGPWCLLACGLCPQITRAVIDAGRFDTDSDEEYEEKLFIPVLRRLGGLAAAAALATPAELYLHNTGTAFQTDEIEAAYRAADALDRLRAQRAPADMRQVIAWTVEGSRG
- a CDS encoding D-Ala-D-Ala carboxypeptidase family metallohydrolase is translated as MKSWPHFPNQVLSSPDTGRHEMDERFMLRLVLLREELGFPLIVTSAYRSPEHNARVGGRPRSAHVAGRAVDIAISGDRAHRLVRMALMLGFTGIGIRQRGDYRSRYVHVDDLDKAPGIPRPAIWSY